The Desulfobulbaceae bacterium DB1 genome includes a region encoding these proteins:
- a CDS encoding cobalt ECF transporter T component CbiQ → MTGNLEIYLSGAVFGVILGAFLLVFAAVLLIVRKKPGVRFQGATADWTLPALDAYADRSSFFHGWDPRVKIATIFFYCFAVASLKSLLWSAMALCIGIVAVIACRIPLRRTVKRLGAMAGFLAMFLFVVPFTSPLRQGEILLYLPFLHGIPFHGHGFAVALRIVLKACAIGLMMEPLLATAALPVTLQALSRLGIPDSISQMLLLTHRYIFVFLHETKRIYRSMRVRGFRPKTDIATMHSMGNFFGMLFVRSFDRTQRVYDAMLSRGYNGSFPSFTHFATTRKDWCKALLWAMIGLALIWLDRFRGYSTW, encoded by the coding sequence ATGACCGGTAATCTTGAAATCTATCTTTCCGGTGCCGTATTCGGGGTCATACTTGGTGCTTTTCTGCTGGTGTTTGCCGCGGTTCTGCTGATTGTGCGCAAAAAACCAGGTGTCCGTTTTCAGGGGGCAACGGCGGACTGGACACTTCCCGCCCTTGACGCATACGCGGATCGCTCCTCGTTTTTCCACGGCTGGGACCCCCGCGTTAAAATCGCCACCATTTTTTTCTACTGTTTTGCGGTTGCTTCGCTGAAAAGCCTTCTGTGGAGTGCCATGGCGCTCTGCATCGGTATAGTCGCCGTCATCGCCTGCCGCATTCCGCTGCGTCGCACCGTGAAAAGACTTGGTGCCATGGCCGGTTTTCTTGCCATGTTTCTGTTCGTCGTGCCCTTTACCTCGCCGTTGCGGCAAGGCGAAATCCTTCTGTACCTGCCGTTTCTGCACGGCATTCCCTTTCACGGCCACGGTTTTGCCGTGGCCTTGCGGATTGTTTTGAAGGCCTGCGCCATCGGCTTGATGATGGAACCGCTGCTGGCCACCGCCGCTTTGCCGGTGACGCTGCAAGCCCTGTCCCGGCTGGGAATACCCGACTCAATCAGCCAGATGCTTCTTTTGACCCACCGTTATATCTTTGTTTTTCTTCATGAAACAAAACGCATCTATCGCAGCATGCGGGTGCGGGGATTTCGTCCGAAAACCGACATTGCCACCATGCACAGCATGGGAAATTTTTTCGGCATGCTGTTTGTCCGCTCTTTCGACCGGACCCAGAGGGTGTATGACGCCATGCTGAGCCGGGGATACAACGGCTCCTTTCCCTCTTTTACGCATTTCGCAACCACGAGAAAAGACTGGTGCAAGGCGCTTCTCTGGGCCATGATCGGCCTTGCCCTGATTTGGCTGGACAGATTCCGGGGATATTCGACGTGGTAA
- a CDS encoding cobalamin biosynthesis protein CbiM has product MHISDGVLPTSVTLAGFALTFAGAALSLKQVRAEDLPRIAVVTSSFFVASLIHLPFGPTSVHLLLPGIVGALLGPVSFLSITLGLFLQSILFQFGGLTALGANAMMMGLPAVFCGLLFRLLRGKTLKMHTIAGGLAGGLGTLLSAVILAALLFTAGEDFLGVAKLALLAHLPVVCIEAGVSAFIISFLFRVKPELLNPGGFPRHDR; this is encoded by the coding sequence ATGCACATTTCCGACGGGGTGCTTCCCACAAGTGTGACTCTCGCAGGTTTTGCCCTGACCTTTGCCGGTGCGGCCTTGAGTCTCAAACAGGTGCGGGCGGAAGATCTGCCCAGGATCGCCGTGGTCACATCCTCTTTTTTCGTGGCCTCCCTCATTCATCTGCCTTTCGGCCCCACCAGTGTGCATCTGCTGTTGCCGGGCATCGTCGGGGCGCTGCTCGGGCCGGTATCCTTTCTTTCCATAACCCTGGGCCTGTTTCTGCAATCCATCCTTTTTCAATTCGGCGGATTGACCGCGCTCGGCGCCAATGCGATGATGATGGGGCTGCCTGCCGTTTTCTGCGGTCTGCTTTTCCGCCTGCTGCGCGGCAAGACCTTGAAGATGCATACAATTGCCGGTGGCCTGGCCGGTGGGCTGGGGACCCTGCTGTCCGCCGTCATTCTCGCCGCCTTGCTGTTCACCGCCGGCGAGGATTTTCTCGGCGTCGCCAAACTGGCGCTGCTTGCCCATCTTCCGGTTGTCTGTATTGAAGCGGGGGTTTCCGCCTTTATCATTTCCTTTCTTTTCCGGGTGAAACCGGAATTGCTCAATCCGGGTGGTTTCCCGCGGCATGACCGGTAA